The region TCGTATATGCGGTTGCGAACCTCTGTGTCACATTAGCGCATGTATATATGGAGCAATTGGGTCACAACATACCAGGAGGCAAGTCCAACAGGCTGGCTGGCGCAGTCTTCTTGGTAACCTGGACATCTTCGACCTCGTCTGCGACCTCAACGATCTCGACTACGGGCTCTGGCGTGGCTGATCGGACCTCCTCAACTACTGATACTGGCGCGACCTCTTCAACGGGAAGAGTGATCTGTTGGGGCTCGGGCTCGGGGGTTGCGGTTCGGGAGACTTGGATAACTTCCGGCTCGGGAGTCGCACAGCGGATAGACACTGCTTCGGGTTCGGGAGTCGCATGCCTGACGGTGGCATTCCATGGTTCCTCTTCGGGTGTGGCGCAACGAACCAGCATAGAAGCATCGCTCGTCTCAACTTGCGGCTCAGGTGTCGCGGCCCTGACAGTCGCATTCCATGGTTCTTCTTCCGGGGTAGGGCAGCGAACAAGAGTAGAAGCCGTCTCCTCCTTCTCGGGTTCAGGCGCGGGGGTAGAATTCCTTGAAGATGTAGTAGTGACGAGGAATTTCTGCTCGACCATCCACCCGGCACTCAACTTGCCCTTTTCATGGTGAACGGAAAAGTCGAGCGTGTTGCTATCCCTGCTTCTGCTCCGGCCTCCATCCCAATGGTGAACACTCTGCTGCACGGGACTCGGTACCGGGGCGATGGTGGGCACGCGGATGTCGTTCGCAGTGTCAGTAGTTGTTTTGTCTCCGGTGGCCGTAGTTTCATGCGCGACCTGCTCAAGCTCGAGCCCGGGTACATGCAGCTGTGGTGTTGCATCATTAGTGAGGTGCGGCTCAGTCGACAGCTCGCGCGTGCGTCGCGACCGACCACAGCTAAACAGGTCTGCAATGACACCCATTGCAGCTGGCTAATGGCTACTCCTTCCGCAACCGTACAAAGGTATTAAGGAATTAGGACGGTTGGTGTCGAGCGCACCGTCACAAAAGGAGAGGGAAACCGGCGCACATGCTTTGTCCGGGGAGCTCGCCCTCTATTATGTTTCTTTCATCACGATCGGCGCCAGTTGGTAAAAGTCACCGCTATACTGCTTCGAGTGCGCC is a window of Pyrenophora tritici-repentis strain M4 chromosome 2, whole genome shotgun sequence DNA encoding:
- a CDS encoding Atrophin-1 multi-domain protein, with translation MGVIADLFSCGRSRRTRELSTEPHLTNDATPQLHVPGLELEQVAHETTATGDKTTTDTANDIRVPTIAPVPSPVQQSVHHWDGGRSRSRDSNTLDFSVHHEKGKLSAGWMVEQKFLVTTTSSRNSTPAPEPEKEETASTLVRCPTPEEEPWNATVRAATPEPQVETSDASMLVRCATPEEEPWNATVRHATPEPEAVSIRCATPEPEVIQVSRTATPEPEPQQITLPVEEVAPVSVVEEVRSATPEPVVEIVEVADEVEDVQVTKKTAPASLLDLPPEVRNRIYESMNEDVPIRMCRHDDPALAPRDGETAPAPKRQFYGLTQACRQLRSEFLPIYAKKAHYIIDLWSQKANLVNIDALQGQVSMDIDAACFDMEPIDLLPLIRTLVRKNRTDCQFTSTEGVVFRSIAEIVLELNKLLPKTDGSTKSWLSAVNGPMKRIDLHLFPHDDIRQYYRFRGAEPLLRVVYPSAVAEDWMKRSSKSEGYEAYMQATGLDKFEMHVVVGHASRRTTNEGRLPLDWRMSYQVSRMSRDCSPRRSMDVAAARMSIDRAPRMSSSLAR